A genome region from Mustelus asterias unplaced genomic scaffold, sMusAst1.hap1.1 HAP1_SCAFFOLD_47, whole genome shotgun sequence includes the following:
- the LOC144483177 gene encoding LOW QUALITY PROTEIN: uncharacterized protein LOC144483177 (The sequence of the model RefSeq protein was modified relative to this genomic sequence to represent the inferred CDS: deleted 2 bases in 1 codon), translating to MFTTPLQTPAWSIASSAPPFPPLLIVDPRKNRNKDTSPTEKPCKCGDCGKGFKYPSLLEIHRRSHTGEKPFTCSVCGKGFTQSTTLLRHQRFHTGERPFPCCVCGKGFTQSSELLIHWRVHTGEKPFTCSVCGRGFTQLSQLLTHQRVHTRERPFTCSVCEKRFTNSSNLLTHQRVHTGERPFVCSMCEKGFTTSSNLLTHQRIHTRERPFTCSVCERGFSQRAHLLTHQQVHKYIHRMEEGHSSGSATRANTENNNPQPDLRTASLVAKPASHGLVPSAISNSEAEGFKSLFRLEIHQRSHTGEKPFVCSVCGKGFTKTTYLMLHQRIHTEERPFSCTHCGKRFNSTSSLATHQRIHTGVKPFTCSVCGERFTRSSGLWTHQRIHTEEKPFSCTSCGKSFGQSSTLTAHQRTHTGERPFTCSVCGKKFSQSFDLVRHQRLHTGERPFTCSVCGKGFTRLFTLQSHHRTHTQENPFSCSTCGKSFKQSSNLLTHRRTHSGERPFTCSLCGKAFTRSSSLLRHQQIHNRLQGLDSAFNHSQD from the exons ATGTTTACGACGCCTCTCCAAACCCCCGCCTGGTCTATCGCGTCCTCCGCCCCGCCATTCCCACCTTTACTGATTGTGGATCCGAGAAAGAAT AGAAACAAGGATACCAGCCCCACAGAGAAACCGtgtaaatgtggggattgtggaaagggattcaagtatccatccctgctggaaattcatcgacgcagtcacactggagagaaaccattcacctgctctgtatgtgggaagggattcactcagtccaccactctgctgagacaccagcgatttcacacaggggagagaccgttcccctgttgtgtgtgtgggaagggattcactcagtcatctgagctTCTGATACACTGGAGAGTTCATactggagagaagccattcacctgctctgtttgtgggaggggattcactcagttatcccagctgctgacacaccagcgtgttcacacaagggagaggccattcacctgctctgtgtgtgagaagcgaTTCACTAATTCATCAAACCTGcttacacaccagcgagttcacactggcgagagaccattcgtttgttccatgtgtgagaaaggattcacaaCTTCATCCAACCttttgacacaccagcgaattcacacccgggagaggccattcacctgttcagtgtgtgagaggggattcagtcagcgagcccacctgctgacacaccagcaagttcacaa GTACATTCACAGGATGGAGGAAGGTCACTCCAGTGGCTCAGCAACAAGAGCCAACACTGAAAACAACAACCCACAACCAGACCTGAGAACCGCTTCACTCGTGGCAAAACCTGCCTCTCACGGATTGGTCCCTTCAGCCATCAGTAACAGTGAAGCAGAGG gattcaagtcTTTATTCCGACTGGAAatccatcaacgcagtcacactggggagaagccattcgtctgttct gtgtgtggaaagggatttaccaAGACAACATACCTGATgttacaccagagaattcacactgaggagaggcccttcagctgcactcactgtgggaagaggttcaacaGCACATCCAGTCTCGctacacaccagcggattcacactggggtgaagccattcacctgctctgtgtgcggtgagagattcactcggtcatccggcctttggacacatcagcgaattcacactgaggagaaaccgttcagctgcacttcttgtggaaagagtttcgggcagtcatccaccctgactgctcaccaacgcactcacaccggggagagaccgttcacctgctccgtgtgtgggaagaaattctcccagtcatttgatctggtgagacaccagcgacttcacactggggagagaccattcacctgctcggtgtgtgggaagggattcactcggttattcaccctccagtcccaccaccgcactcacactcaggagaatccattcagctgcagtacctgtggaaagagtttcaagcagtcatccaacctcctgactcaccgacgcactcactctggggagaggcctttcacctgctccttgtgtggaaaggcattcacaaggtcctccagcctgctgagacaccagcaaattcataatagactgcaaggattggattctgcttttaATCACAGCCAGGATTGA